In a single window of the Cygnus olor isolate bCygOlo1 chromosome 5, bCygOlo1.pri.v2, whole genome shotgun sequence genome:
- the VRTN gene encoding vertnin isoform X1 produces MPPAHQFRMIQRHQLVQSVLQELQEATECFGLEGLTSAALEAERTLSSFSLPGYCGRQFQEELEVDRVARSLYPEDAPSNMLPLVCKGEGNRLFEAASVLLWGNPSLSLELQVRTVVEMLLHKQYYLNGMIDSKVMLQAARYSLCTEETPEMTSLPMAILEAIFDADIKATCFPGTFANMWHVYALASVLQCNIYSIYPMSNLKIRPYFNRLIRPRKCGPRTSTLHIMWSGQQLSRQVFKAQYFVAVVGLEELEPTMPSPEPPVQPMKTLELLNSDPQLTYSNLRDRYSITKSTFYRWKRQSREHRQKAAARFAAKHFLQSCFQEGNVVPLQHFRQMFPEISRSTYYAWKHEMQSVVNGDASALAEAHGLQELHRDVPKKAVDEPANSEASLRPPSPSLDPVQAGIFMRGAKSYLEKCISMNTLVPYRCFKRSFPGISRSTYYNWRRKAIKENPNFKPPQSPLDNPKPLAIGKPLLQLKPSSLPVRKRLNGDRPAPRSLLQLKPSLCWRKQLRDVARRQVQQWQLPFSKFRLRYPALSSTTYWFWKGSGRALRRQRLPWASSRRLLKRVAALGPQRAELSVKPQFPVEVASKQLEKPAPATPYNATISGYAVSERANSRMFVMDVIATAQFKAQAKLFLQQRFESKTFPTYKEFSARFPLTARSTYYMWKRALHDGLTLVDA; encoded by the exons ATGCCACCAGCCCATCAGTTTAG GATGATCCAGCGGCACCAGCTGGTGCAgtctgtgctgcaggagctccagGAGGCCACCGAATGCTTTGGTCTGGAGGGTCTCACCAGCGCCGCGCTGGAGGCAGAGAGGACCCTGTCATCCTTCTCCCTGCCCGGCTATTGCGGGAGGCAATTtcaagaggagctggaagttGACCGAGTAGCCAGGAGCCTCTATCCCGAGGATGCCCCAAGTAACATGCTGCCCCTGGTTTGCAAAGGGGAGGGGAACCGCCTCTTCGAGGCAGCCAGCGTGCTGCTCTGGGGCAACCCCAGCCtcagcctggagctgcaggtgcGTACGGTGGTGGAGATGCTGCTGCACAAGCAGTACTACTTGAACGGCATGATTGACTCCAAGGTGATGCTGCAGGCTGCCCGCTACTCCCTCTGCACCGAGGAGACCCCGGAGATGACCAGCCTCCCCATGGCTATCCTGGAGGCTATCTTTGATGCCGATATCAAAGCTACCTGTTTCCCTGGCACCTTTGCCAACATGTGGCATGTCTACGCTCTTGCCTCAGTGCTGCAGTGTAACATCTACTCCATCTACCCCATGAGCAACTTGAAGATCCGGCCATATTTCAACCGCCTCATCCGGCCCAGGAAGTGCGGCCCGCGGACCTCCACGCTCCACATCATGTGGTCGGGGCAGCAGCTTTCCAGGCAGGTCTTCAAAGCGCAGTACTTCGTGGCCGTGGTCGGTCTGGAGGAGCTGGAACCCACGATGCCCTCGCCAGAGCCTCCCGTCCAGCCCATGAAGACCCTCGAGCTGCTGAACAGCGACCCCCAGCTGACGTACTCCAACCTCCGTGACAGGTACAGCATCACCAAGAGCACCTTCTACCGCTGGAAGCGCCAGTCTCGCGAGCACCGGCAGAAAGCAGCTGCCAGGTTTGCAGCCAAACACTTCCTTCAGTCCTGCTTCCAAGAGGGCAATGTAGTCCCCCTCCAGCACTTCCGACAGATGTTTCCGGAAATCTCCCGGTCCACGTACTATGCCTGGAAGCACGAGATGCAGAGTGTGGTCAACGGAGATGCCTCTGCTCTGGCTGAGGCCCATGGGTTGCAGGAGCTTCACAGGGATGTCCCAAAAAAGGCTGTGGATGAGCCGGCAAATTCAGAGGCAAGCTTAAGGCCCCCGAGTCCTTCCCTAGACCCAGTCCAAGCAGGGATCTTCATGCGAGGAGCCAAATCCTACCTGGAGAAATGCATCTCCATGAACACTCTGGTGCCTTACAGGTGCTTCAAGCGCAGCTTCCCCGGCATCTCCAGGTCCACTTACTACAACTGGCGAAGAAAAGCAATCAAGGAGAACCCCAACTTCAAGCCCCCTCAGTCTCCCTTGGATAACCCCAAACCTCTAGCCATAGGAAAACCACTCCTCCAGCTGAAGCCAAGCAGCTTGCCTGTTAGGAAGAGGCTGAACGGAGACCGGCCAGCGCCCAGGAGTCTCCTGCAGCTCAAGCCCTCTCTCTGCTGGAGGAAGCAGCTGCGAGACGTGGCCCGGAGGCAGGTCCAGCAGTGGCAGCTGCCATTCAGCAAGTTTCGTCTGCGCTACCCAGCGCTCTCCTCCACAACCTACTGGTTTTGGAAGGGCAGCGGCCGGGCGCTCCGGCGGCAGCGCCTGCCCTGGGCCAGCTCCAGGCGGCTGTTGAAGCGGGTTGCTGCCCTGGGGCCGCAGAGGGCCGAGCTGAGTGTCAAGCCCCAGTTCCCCGTGGAGGTAGCGAGCAAGCAGCTAGAGAAGCCAGCGCCGGCCACCCCGTACAACGCCACCATTTCGGGCTACGCCGTGTCGGAGCGAGCCAACAGCCGGATGTTTGTGATGGATGTGATCGCCACCGCCCAGTTCAAGGCGCAAGCCAagctgttcctgcagcagcGCTTCGAGTCGAAGACCTTCCCCACCTACAAGGAGTTCAGTGCCCGCTTCCCCCTCACGGCCCGCTCCACCTACTACATGTGGAAGCGTGCCCTGCACGACGGGCTGACCCTTGTGGATGCCTGA
- the VRTN gene encoding vertnin isoform X2, with translation MIQRHQLVQSVLQELQEATECFGLEGLTSAALEAERTLSSFSLPGYCGRQFQEELEVDRVARSLYPEDAPSNMLPLVCKGEGNRLFEAASVLLWGNPSLSLELQVRTVVEMLLHKQYYLNGMIDSKVMLQAARYSLCTEETPEMTSLPMAILEAIFDADIKATCFPGTFANMWHVYALASVLQCNIYSIYPMSNLKIRPYFNRLIRPRKCGPRTSTLHIMWSGQQLSRQVFKAQYFVAVVGLEELEPTMPSPEPPVQPMKTLELLNSDPQLTYSNLRDRYSITKSTFYRWKRQSREHRQKAAARFAAKHFLQSCFQEGNVVPLQHFRQMFPEISRSTYYAWKHEMQSVVNGDASALAEAHGLQELHRDVPKKAVDEPANSEASLRPPSPSLDPVQAGIFMRGAKSYLEKCISMNTLVPYRCFKRSFPGISRSTYYNWRRKAIKENPNFKPPQSPLDNPKPLAIGKPLLQLKPSSLPVRKRLNGDRPAPRSLLQLKPSLCWRKQLRDVARRQVQQWQLPFSKFRLRYPALSSTTYWFWKGSGRALRRQRLPWASSRRLLKRVAALGPQRAELSVKPQFPVEVASKQLEKPAPATPYNATISGYAVSERANSRMFVMDVIATAQFKAQAKLFLQQRFESKTFPTYKEFSARFPLTARSTYYMWKRALHDGLTLVDA, from the coding sequence ATGATCCAGCGGCACCAGCTGGTGCAgtctgtgctgcaggagctccagGAGGCCACCGAATGCTTTGGTCTGGAGGGTCTCACCAGCGCCGCGCTGGAGGCAGAGAGGACCCTGTCATCCTTCTCCCTGCCCGGCTATTGCGGGAGGCAATTtcaagaggagctggaagttGACCGAGTAGCCAGGAGCCTCTATCCCGAGGATGCCCCAAGTAACATGCTGCCCCTGGTTTGCAAAGGGGAGGGGAACCGCCTCTTCGAGGCAGCCAGCGTGCTGCTCTGGGGCAACCCCAGCCtcagcctggagctgcaggtgcGTACGGTGGTGGAGATGCTGCTGCACAAGCAGTACTACTTGAACGGCATGATTGACTCCAAGGTGATGCTGCAGGCTGCCCGCTACTCCCTCTGCACCGAGGAGACCCCGGAGATGACCAGCCTCCCCATGGCTATCCTGGAGGCTATCTTTGATGCCGATATCAAAGCTACCTGTTTCCCTGGCACCTTTGCCAACATGTGGCATGTCTACGCTCTTGCCTCAGTGCTGCAGTGTAACATCTACTCCATCTACCCCATGAGCAACTTGAAGATCCGGCCATATTTCAACCGCCTCATCCGGCCCAGGAAGTGCGGCCCGCGGACCTCCACGCTCCACATCATGTGGTCGGGGCAGCAGCTTTCCAGGCAGGTCTTCAAAGCGCAGTACTTCGTGGCCGTGGTCGGTCTGGAGGAGCTGGAACCCACGATGCCCTCGCCAGAGCCTCCCGTCCAGCCCATGAAGACCCTCGAGCTGCTGAACAGCGACCCCCAGCTGACGTACTCCAACCTCCGTGACAGGTACAGCATCACCAAGAGCACCTTCTACCGCTGGAAGCGCCAGTCTCGCGAGCACCGGCAGAAAGCAGCTGCCAGGTTTGCAGCCAAACACTTCCTTCAGTCCTGCTTCCAAGAGGGCAATGTAGTCCCCCTCCAGCACTTCCGACAGATGTTTCCGGAAATCTCCCGGTCCACGTACTATGCCTGGAAGCACGAGATGCAGAGTGTGGTCAACGGAGATGCCTCTGCTCTGGCTGAGGCCCATGGGTTGCAGGAGCTTCACAGGGATGTCCCAAAAAAGGCTGTGGATGAGCCGGCAAATTCAGAGGCAAGCTTAAGGCCCCCGAGTCCTTCCCTAGACCCAGTCCAAGCAGGGATCTTCATGCGAGGAGCCAAATCCTACCTGGAGAAATGCATCTCCATGAACACTCTGGTGCCTTACAGGTGCTTCAAGCGCAGCTTCCCCGGCATCTCCAGGTCCACTTACTACAACTGGCGAAGAAAAGCAATCAAGGAGAACCCCAACTTCAAGCCCCCTCAGTCTCCCTTGGATAACCCCAAACCTCTAGCCATAGGAAAACCACTCCTCCAGCTGAAGCCAAGCAGCTTGCCTGTTAGGAAGAGGCTGAACGGAGACCGGCCAGCGCCCAGGAGTCTCCTGCAGCTCAAGCCCTCTCTCTGCTGGAGGAAGCAGCTGCGAGACGTGGCCCGGAGGCAGGTCCAGCAGTGGCAGCTGCCATTCAGCAAGTTTCGTCTGCGCTACCCAGCGCTCTCCTCCACAACCTACTGGTTTTGGAAGGGCAGCGGCCGGGCGCTCCGGCGGCAGCGCCTGCCCTGGGCCAGCTCCAGGCGGCTGTTGAAGCGGGTTGCTGCCCTGGGGCCGCAGAGGGCCGAGCTGAGTGTCAAGCCCCAGTTCCCCGTGGAGGTAGCGAGCAAGCAGCTAGAGAAGCCAGCGCCGGCCACCCCGTACAACGCCACCATTTCGGGCTACGCCGTGTCGGAGCGAGCCAACAGCCGGATGTTTGTGATGGATGTGATCGCCACCGCCCAGTTCAAGGCGCAAGCCAagctgttcctgcagcagcGCTTCGAGTCGAAGACCTTCCCCACCTACAAGGAGTTCAGTGCCCGCTTCCCCCTCACGGCCCGCTCCACCTACTACATGTGGAAGCGTGCCCTGCACGACGGGCTGACCCTTGTGGATGCCTGA